DNA from Paraburkholderia sp. ZP32-5:
GGCCCTCGGCTTCGAGCTGCGCCTTCAGGCGAAGAAACGCTTCGTAGAGGCGTCCCTGGCCGGTACGGCGCACCGCTTCGACGTTCAGTTGCAGCTCGCCGCGCGGCTCGTACATCGTAACCAGCGCGCGCACTTCGATGCGGTCGCCCTCGCGCGGCGTGAATTCGGCGTACTGCGCGCGTCCGCGGAACATCACGCAGCGCATCTGCGCCTGCGCGTCCTTGATCGAGAAATACCAGTGGCCGCTCGCGGCGCGCGTGAAATTCGACACTTCGCCCGCTACCCACACGAGCGGAAACGAACGTTCGAGCATCTTCCCGATCGCGCGGTTGAGCGCGGACACGGGGACGACGGTCTCACCGCCGGGCATCGCCGGCGTAGCAAAAGGACTTTCGGGATTCATGCGAGGAGTAAGTGGAACTGGCCGGACAGACGATAGACCGAGCGGCCATCGGCGTCCAGCGTCACCGCAGAATTGTTAAAAGTGTCCACATGGCGGGAACCGCCTGACGAATTCGGCCAGAACGCCCGCCAAAGCCAATGAATTTCAAACATGCCATTGATTTATATGGTTTTTACATCTCGCGAAGATCCCAGAGTATCGATCGAAAGCGCACGGGATGGCCCTTTCGACCAATCACACTGCAGGTTCTCCACAAAGTTATCCACAGGCTGCGCGGATTGCGAAAGTGCTCGCGCGAGCGTGCGGCACGCGCCGCACGACTTGCCGGGCGGGACGATCGCGCGCTAGAGTGGCGGGTTCGACGGCGTGGCGAACACACTGCGAAACGCGTCATCGCGGCGTGTCGGCCGAAGCCCGGTCGACCATCCGGCCGACGGGCGCGAGTCGTCCCGACCCACCGCCTACGCGTCATTTTCAATTGCTGTTTCGATTGCCCGGAGAATCGCGTTGATGCTGCTCCCCCGTATCGCGCACGACGCGTTCACGTCGCCGCGCCGCTTCGACCCGGCGAGCTCAGTTCAACACGGACTTGCCACCTGCTCATGAGCACGCTCAATGACCGTCTCGAAGCGCGCCTCGCGCGCGAATGGCAGCAGCGCGGACCGCTCGCCTGGGCGCTCGCGCCGTTCGCCTGCGTATTCGGCGCGATCGCGGCCGCGCGCCGCGCCGCGTTCTCGCTCGGCTGGCTGAAAGCGGTGCATATCGGCGTGCCGGTGGTCGTGGTCGGCAACGTTACCGTAGGCGGGACCGGCAAAACGCCGACCGTCATCGCACTGGTCGAGGCATTGCGCGGCGCCGGCTTCACGCCCGGTGTCGTGTCGCGCGGCTACGGCGCGCGCGTGACCACGCCAACGCCGGTCACGCCGGCTTCGGCGGCACGCGTCGGCGGCGACGAACCGTTGCTGATCGCACGCCGCACCGGCGCGCCGGTGTGGGTCTGTCCGGACCGCGTCGCCGCTGCCCAGGCGCTGTGCGCCGCGCATCGCGACGTCGACGTAATCGTCAGCGACGACGGCCTGCAGCACTACCGCCTCGCGCGCGATGTCGAACTCGTCGTGTTCGATCACCGGCTCGGCGGCAATGGTTTCCTGCTGCCGGCCGGGCCGCTGCGCGAGCCGCTGTCGCGCCGTCGTGACGCGACGCTGATCAACGATCCGTACGCGCGCACGCTGCCCTCATGGCCGAATACGTTCGCGCTGCAACTCGCGCCCGCCGACGCGTGGCATCTCGACACGCCCTCGCTGCGGCGCCCGCTCGCGCAATTCACCGGTCAGCGCGTGCTGGCCGCCGCCGGCATCGGCGCGCCCGAGCGTTTTTTCGCTACGCTGCGCGCGGCCGGCCTCGCGCCCGTGACCCGCGCGCTGCCCGATCACTACGCGTTCGAGCGCAATCCATTCACCGATGTCGACGCCGACGCGATCCTGATCACCGAAAAGGATGCGGTAAAATTAGGGTCCTGGCACGATGCGCGCATCTGGGTAGTCCCGGTCGAAGCCGCGCTCGATCATCGCCTCACTGCATTAGTTGTGGAGAAAGTCCGTGGACGCTCGCCTGCTTGAAATTCTCGTCTGCCCGATCTGCAAGGGCCCGCTCAGCTACGACCGCGCCGCGCAGGAACTGATCTGCAACGCGGACAAGCTCGCGTACCCGATCCGCGACGGCATCCCGGTGATGCTGGTCGACGAAGCGCGGCAGACCGTCGAAGGCACGCCGGTCGATCTGAATCCCGGCTCGGTTGCCTGACTGCGGTCCGAGATGCGAGATACGCTGACATAAGCGGCCTCGCGCAAATGCGGATCGCCGCGCAAGCCACCGCATAATCGAGCCTGCGCCTTCGCTTGCCTGTCCATGTCCGAACCCGCGCACGCAACGTGCGCGGCGCCTGCCCCGATCCTCTCGTCGCCGCTGATCCGATGACCCACACTGCCCCCCACCCGTTTATCGCCGTCGTGCCGGCTCGCCTCGCGTCGACGCGTCTGCCCAACAAGCCGCTCGCCGATATCGGCGGTAAGCCGATGGTCGTGCGGGTCGCGGAGCGCGCACGCGACTCGGGCGCGCAACAGGTGCTGATCGCATCGGACGAGCAGGCGGTGCTCGACGCCGCGCACGACCATGGCTTCGACGCCGTGCTGACGCGCGCCGACCATCCGTCGGGCACCGATCGTCTCGCGGAAGTCGCGACGCGCTTCGGCTGGAGCGACGACACGATCGTCGTCAACGTGCAAGGCGACGAGCCGCTGATCGACCCGGCGCTGGTGCGCGGCGTTGCCGCGCATCTCGCGGCAACCGGCGGCTGCGCGATCGCCACCGCCGCGCATCCGATCACCGATCCCGCCGAAATTTTCAATCCGAACGTCGTCAAGGTCGTGCCCGACGCGCGCGGCGTCGCACTGTATTTCTCGCGAGCGCCGATCCCGTGGGCGCGCGACGCGTGGCAGCCGCACTGGCCGAACGTCGCGTCGATGCCCGCGCCGCCGGCGCCCGCGGTCGTCTATCGGCACATCGGCCTGTACGCGTATCGCGCGAAATTTCTGCGCACGTACCCGAGCCTCGCGATCTCGCCGATCGAGCAGGTCGAAGCGCTCGAACAATTGCGCGCCATGTGGCATGGCGAACGCATCGCGGTGCTCGTCACGCATGACGTGCCTCTGCCCGGCGTCGACACCCCCGCCGATCTGGCGCGCGTACGGGCTTTATTCGGGTCTTGAGCGCCGGAAGCCATGGCATAATCGGACGCTTGTGCGCGTCTCCGATGACACGCGGCATTCGGGTTGCCCCGGTCACACCGTTGATGTTTTGCAGCGCCGTCGCATTGCGACGTGCAGCGCGAAACATGACACAACGGCCGATGCGGGCCCCTTGGAGTGCCGTCCCGGAGAACCACCGCGCCCGGCAAGAATTCACATAGATCTGGAGATATCACATGCGTTTGATCCTGTTGGGTGCACCGGGCGCTGGCAAGGGCACTCAAGCAAACTTCATCAAGGAAAAGTTCGGCATCCCGCAAATCTCGACCGGCGACATGCTGCGCGCGGCCGTCAAGGCGGGCACGCCGCTCGGTCTCGAAGCGAAGCGCTTCATGGACGCAGGCGAACTGGTTACCGACGAACTGATCATCAATCTGGTGAAGGAGCGTCTGCAGCAGCCGGACTGCGCGAACGGCTATCTGTTCGACGGCTTCCCGCGCACGATTCCGCAAGCCGAAGCGATGAAGCAGGCCGGCGTCGCGATCGACTACGTGCTCGAAATCGACGTGCCGTTCGACGAGATCATCGTGCGCATGAGCGGCCGCCGCTCGCACCCTGCTTCGGGCCGCACCTATCACGTCAAGTTCAATCCGCCGAAGGTCGAAGGCGTTGACGACGTGACCGGCGAGCCGCTGATCCAGCGCGACGACGACAAGGAAGAGACCGTCAAGAAGCGTCTGGAAGTTTATGAATCGCAAACCAAGCCGCTGATCGAGTACTACAACAACTGGGCGAAGAACGGCGATGCGTCGAGTTCGCTGAAGGCGCCGCAATACCGCCGTATTTCGGGCCTCGGCAGTGTCGATGAAATCCGTACACGCGCGTTCGATGCGCTGAAGTAAGCGCTGTCGCCGCTGTTAGCGTTTGTTGAAAAACCCGCCTATATCGGCGGGTTTTTTATTTGACCGACGACGATCGAGAGTCATGCAAGTCCCCTGACTTGCGCACGCCCGATGCCGATTTATCAGGTGAATCAGCGATCACAAACCGCCGTCTCCCGCACGCGAACTCCCCCGCCGCTTCACTTTCCGCATTGCAACACAGCCGCTACAATCGATCGTCGAAAAGGATTCAATCGAGACGGGACAACCGAAGCAAAGGAGAAGACATGGAGATTCGTGACAACGTGTTCCTGATCACCGGCGGTGCATCGGGACTGGGCGCCGCCACCGCGCGCCTCATCGTCGAGAACAGCGGCAAGGTCGTGCTCGCCGATCTGAATCTGGACGCGGGCGAGGCGCTCGCGAAGGAACTCGGCGGCGTGTTCGTCAAATGCGATGTGAGCCGAGAAGAGGATGCGCTCAAGGCCGTCGAAGCCGCGACGAAGCTTGGTACGCTGCGCGGTCTGGTCAATTGCGCGGGCGTCGCGCCGGCTTCGAAAACGGTCGGCAAGGATGGCCCGCATCCGCTCGAACTGTTTGCGCGCACGATCTCGATCAATCTGATCGGCACGTTCAACATGATCCGGCTGGCCGCGGCGCAGATGTCGAAGAACGAGCCGAACGCCTATGGCGAGCGCGGCGTGATCATCAACACGGCATCGGTAGCCGCGTACGACGGCCAGATCGGTCAGGCCGCGTACGCCGCGTCGAAGGGCGGCGTGGTCGGCATGACGCTGCCGATCGCACGCGATCTGTCGCGCAACGCGATCCGCGTGATGACGATCGCCCCCGGCATCTTCGAAACGCCGATGCTGCTCGGCATGCCGCAGGAAGTGCAGGACGCGCTTGGCGCGATGGTGCCGTTCCCGCCGCGCCTCGGCAAACCGGCGGAATACGCGATGCTCGCGAAGCAGATCTTCGACAATCCGATGCTCAACGGCGAAGTGATCCGTCTGGACGGCGCGATCCGCATGCAGCCGAAGTAAGTAAGTCCGACACCTTCCGCGCGTACCGCCACGCGCGGCTGCTGGTATACGAAAAAACGCCTGCACATGTGTGACTCATGTGCAGGCGTTGTCGTTTTGTACTTTGTGCAGACCAGCAGGCGTGCCGCTATGCGCCACCGTCCTGCCGCGTGCGCTGCCGCAGCTCATGCAACTGCGACTCGACCACCGTCGCATCTTCCGCATCGGGGCGGTCGCCCAGATAACTTTCGAGATCTTCGAGCGCCGGACGCAGGTAGTCGAGCCGCGCGTACGCAAAGCCGCGATCGCGCACTTCCTCGATATTCTCCGGCAGCAGGATCACGAGTCGCTGCTGCACCGCGAGCAGACGCTGCCAGCGCTCGGTCTGCAGATAGGTCGCCTTCAGATTGCGCAGCATCCGCGCGACGATCTCGCGGCGCGTGGCCGGCTGCAGCAGCATGCGCAGCGCGCGGCCGATCGAATCGCCGGCCGATGCCACATACGGCTCCAGCATTTCGACCATCTGCGACTCAGACAGCGAATGGCCGGTGGTCGGATCGAGCATCACGTCGCCGTCGGGGGTCGTCACGCGCAGCAGGAAGTGGCCCGGAAACGACACGCCGCGCACCGGAATGCCGATTTGCTCGGCCATCTCCAGATACAGCACCGCGAGCGAAATCGGAATACCACGGCGGCGCTTCAGCACGACGTTCAGATGACTGTTGTCGGGGTCGTAGTAATCGTTCAGATTGCTCGCGAAGCCGAGCTCACGGAAGAAAAAGCGATTCAGAATGCCGACCTTCTGACGGATGTCGGCGTCTTCCGGCATGCGGCGCCGCAAGCGCAGCACCAGTTCATCGATCTCGGCGAGCGCGCCTTGCAGATCGAGGTCGGGATAAGCATCCTGCGCGAGCGACAACGCCGTCTCCGTCAACGGCAAACTTTCGTCGTCGGCAACGAGCGTGCTGAAATAGTCGAGAACCCGCGTCATCGTGATCACTTCACCCGCCTTTTGAAATACGCGTACTTGAAGCCCATCAGCCAGAGCATACCGAAATATAGCGCGGCGAACAGCACGAGACACGCGCCGAGCAGCACCATACGGTCGACCGGCTGACTATGCATGCCGATCCAGTCGAAGCTGATCGCGAGCCAGCGCATCGCCCCGGCGAGCACGAGGCAGGCACCGAGCAGTTGCACGAAGAATTTGAGCCAACCGCGCGACGGCATATAGATGCCGCGCTTGCGCAGACCGAGGAACAGTAGCAGCGCGTTCACACAAGCGCCGAGCCCGACGCTCAGCGTCAAGCCTGCATGCGAGAACACCGGCACGAACACATAGTTGCTCAGCTGCGTGACGATCAGCACGCCGACGCCGATTTTTACCGGCGTCTTGATGTCCTGCTTCGCGTAGAAGCCGGGCGCGAGAATCTTGATCAGGATCAGGCCGATCAGCCCGACGCCGTAAGCGGAAAGCGCGCGGCTCACCATCACGACCGAGTTGCCGTCGAACTTGCCGTAGTTGAACAGCACCGCGGTCAGCGGTTGCGCGAAGAAGAACAGCGCGACCGCGCTCGGCGCGGCGAGCAGGAACGTCACGCGCAGGCCCCAGTCGAGCAGCGACGAATACTCGTGCGGATCGGCGTCGACGTGTGCTTTCGACAGGCTCGGCAGCAGGATCGTGCCAAGCGCGACGCCGAGCAGCGCGGTCGGGAACTCCATCAGCCGATCCGCGTAATTGATCCACGACACCGCGCCGGGCCCGATGCGCGACGCGATGTTCGTATTGATGATCAGACTGATCTGCGCGACCGAGACCGCGAACATCGCCGGCACCATCTTCGCGAGCACCCGCTTCACACCGCGATGCGCGAGCGCGCGCAGCGGATTCAGGCCGATGCGCGGCACCATGTCGATTTTCTTCAGACCCGGCAACTGCACGATGAACTGCAGCACGCCGCCGACGATCACCGCCCACGCGAGCGCGTAGACCGGAGTTTGCAGGCGCGGAGCGACGAACACCGCCGCGACGATGAACGCGACGTTCAGCAGCACCGGCGCGAACGCGGGCAGCGAGAAGTTCTTGTACGTATTCAGCACGCCGGACGCGAGCGACGTCAGCGAGATGAAAATGATGTACGGGAACATGATGCGCGTCATCGCGACCGCGAGCTGATACGCGTGGCCCTCGTGCGCGAGACCCGACGCGACGACGAACACGACGCCCGATGCGCCGACCACGCCGATCACCGACAGTACGGCGAGCGCCCACGCGAGCACGGTCGAGGTCGCGTCGACGAGCGCCTTGGTCGCGTCATGACCTTGCTGGTTCTTGAACTCGGCGAGGATCGGCACGAAGGCTTGCGAGAACGCTCCCTCGGCGGAAATGCGGCGCAGCAGATTGGGAATGCGGAAGGCGACGTAGAAAGCGTCGGTGTATTGACTGGCGCCGAACGCACGGGCGATCAGCGTTTCACGGGCCAGTCCGGTCACGCGCGACAGCAGCGTGAAGCCGCTGACCGTCAGCAGGGCTCGGAATAGATTCATGGGGCGCTTATTATACGGGTCCCGCCAATGCGGGCGACGAGCCGGAGAGCGATTCGGACCGATTTGCCGCGCGGACGTTCGCTCCGATTGGCCCCAAAGCGTGGTTTTAATGTTTTTTTCTGTAGTTTTTTGGCTACGGTGGCTGGAGTTTGCGGCGGGATTTTTGCGAAGGGGCCTCTTCTTATTGGCGCCTTCATTGCGGCACGCCTTCACTACTGCCGACATCGCGGGAGGCGAAGCAGAGTGCGGTCACCCCACGCGGTCGCCCCGCAGTTGCCCATGTGGCGTCGCGTACCTGCCACTGCGCAGTCACAGCTTTGTCGTTGCCACGTGCCTGATTTTGTTGCTATAATCGCCGGTTTCGAAGCTCGCTCAGTTTTCGAACGGTTGTCGAACAGGATTCTCAGGTAAGCCAAAGGTCACTTGGCAATCCGCTCGAAGAACCAGGAATATTGGGCTGCCTTCGCGTAGTTCGATCGATTTTTTCGACACTTTTGCGCTCCTGGACAATCGCTTCCAGGGGTTCGGATCGAGAAGCAGCGCCTCGCCTCACGAAGTCATTTCGAAGGTCGGGTACTGGAAACAGGAACAGGATAAGGAACCGTCATGGCTAACTCCGCACAAGCACGCAAGCGCGCCCGTCAGGCCGCGAAGGCAAACTCGCACAACTCGGCACTGCGCTCGAAGTTCCGCACGGCTATCAAGGCCGTTCGCAAGGCAATCGACGCAGGCGATCAGGCTAAGGCAGCAGAAATCTTCAAGGCATCGTCGAAGACCATCGACATCATCGCCGACAAGAACATCATCCACAAGAACAAGGCAGCTCGCCACAAGAGCCGCCTCGCTGCAGCCGTCAAGGGTCTGCAAGCGCCCGCAGCGCAGTAATTCCGGTCAGCCCGCTTCGGTGGGCTACCTCCTGTTTCCGCTGCACAAGAAGCCCGCTCTCGCGGGCTTTTTTGTTTTGTGCTTCGCCGATGCTTTGCGTCACCGCCCAAGTCATAAAAAAACCCGCTGCTCGCGGGTTTCTGTTTTTTGCCGGTCGGTCGGCCCAGGTTAGATCACGTGCCTTTTGGCTTGCGGCGGCGGCGCATGTTCGAGTTCCAACTCGCATGCCTCGGTCACGACGAGGTCGTTGTCTTTCGCGAAGTTGAGCACGAAATCGAAAGCCATCGGCTCGATGTCACGCAGACGCGAATCGAGAATCACGCATTTGAGATCACCGATCATGGTCGGCCGCACATACACCGAGTACTGCATATAGGCGTTCGGCCCCTTCCTCACACCGGGCCCAAAGCACGACATCACACCTGCGAGCCGCTCGGACCAGTCGCTCGGCCGAAATCTTTTTCCGGTCGACGTGATGCCCTGAATGAAATATTCGATTGGAGCTGCTTCGGCCATGTAGGAATACCTGTGTGACTGCCCAGCGGAATGACGGCAAACCGGCAACGCACCGACCTGGCGCAGGAACTCGCCGCGCACGGCATGGGCAAGCGCTTGCGACCCGCCGGCGGCCTGCAACGCTGGCGCCGACGCAACAATGACCAACCACACCACGGGAACCGCTGCGAGATACCGGCTGAACCGCCGTCGAGCCCGCCACGACGGCCACGCCGCAGAGGCTTTCCGCACCGCGCGAGCCGCGCTTTCGAATGCGAAACGCAGGCCTGCTGGGCTTTGGGATAACCCGTAGATTATAGCGCAGCACGGAGCCTTTTTCCGCACCGCACACAAGCACTCCGCGAGCCCTCACGATGCTTTCAACCAGCTTGCCGCGCGGCTTCGTCGACTCGTCAAACGGGGCGAAATCCTTTATGCTGCATTGAGTTACCACAAACGACGGCGGCGCCGTCCGGCAATCCTGCCGGGTGAGACCGCCGTATTTGTTTCATGACCGCCAAGAAAATTCGCCACTACCTGCAGTTCAAGGATTTCTCGCTGGAAGACTACGAGTACGTGCTGGAACGCGCGCGCATCCTGAAACGCAAATTCAAGAACTACGAGACCTATCACCCGCTGCACGACCGCACGCTGGCGATGATCTTCGAGAAGAATTCGACGCGCACGCGTCTGTCGTTCGAAGCCGGCATCTTCCAGCTTGGCGGCCACGCGGTGTTCATGAGCACGCGCGACACGCAGCTCGGCCGTGGCGAGCCGATCGAAGATGCCGCGCAGGTGATCTCGCGGATGGTCGACATCATCATGATCCGCACGTTCGGCCAGGACATCATCGAACGCTTTGCCGAAAATTCGCGCGTGCCGGTGATCAACGGGCTCACCAACGAATACCACCCGTGCCAGGTGCTCGCAGATATCTTCACGTACTTCGAGCATCGCGGCCCGATTCGCGGCAAGACGGTCGCGTGGGTCGGCGACGCCAACAACATGCTGTACACGTGGATCGAAGCCGCGCAGATCATCGGCTTCAAGCTGCGCCTGTCGACGCCGCCCGGCTACAAGCTCGACCGCGCGCTCGTCTCAGCGGAAAGCGCGCCGTTCTACGAGGAATTCGATGACCCGAACGAGGCCTGCGCGGGCGCCGACCTCGTCACGACCGACGTCTGGACCAGCATGGGCTTCGAGGCCGAGAACGAAGCGCGCAAGAAGGCGTTCGCCGACTGGTGCGTCGATGCCGAAATGATGGCGCGCGCCAATCCAGACGCGCTCTTCATGCATTGCCTGCCCGCGCACCGCGGCGAAGAAGTCAGCGCGGAAGTGATCGACGGGCCGCAAAGCGTGGTGTGGGATGAAGCCGAAAACCGTCTGCACGTGCAGAAGGCATTGATGGAATTTTTGCTGCTCGGCAAGCTGAATCACTGAGCGGGCCATCGGGCAAGTAACCCGACAGTATCAGCGTGAAGCACGGCTGGGCCCTGAATACCGGGCAAGGCATTCGTGGTGAGATCACGTGGCGTTTTTCGAAGCCAGACCACGGCTACAAAAAAAGCGCTGGGAGAAAACTCCCAGCGCCTTTTTTCATTCCGCGGCACAGGAAAAGCCCGCCCCTCATAGGCAAACCGGCTCCGCCTCCAGCTCTACGCCAAATCTTTCCTGCACGTCACACTGAATCGCCTTCGCAAGCGCCAGCACCTCCGCACCGCTTGCGCCGCCGCGATTCACCAGCACCAGCGCCTGCCGCTCATGCACAGCCGCCGCGCCGATTGCCCGGCCTTTCCAGCCGCATCGATCTATCAACCAGCCCGCGGCAAGCTTCACGCGCCCGTCCGGCTGCGGATACGACACGACGTCCGGCTCGCGGTGCTTCAGCGCGTCGAACTGTTCCGCATCGATCACCGGATTCTTGAAGAAGCTCCCCGCATTGCCGAGCTTGAGCGGATCGGGTAGCTTCGCGCGCCGTACGGCCACGACTGCGTCGAAGATCGCCTGGGCAGTCGGCTGCTTCGCCTCACCGCTCACGACGCCAGCGCCATCGACGCCCTCGGTTTGCCCCGTACCCGCCGCATAACCCCGCGCGGCCAGCTCGCGCGCGAGATCCGCATAGCCGGCACGCGCTTGCCACGCCTTCGGCAGACGAAACGTCACCGACGTGATCACGAAACGCTCGCGCCCTTCCCGCTTGAAAAAGCTATCGCGATAACCGAACCGGCATGCCTGCGCATCCAGTTCGACGACTTCGCCAGTCGCGAGCTCGATCGCCCGCAGCGACGCGAAGCGCTCGCACATCTCGAGCCCGTACGCGCCGATGTTCTGAATCGGCGCGGCGCCGACCGTGCCCGGAATCAGCGCGAGATTTTCGAGACCGGGCAGGCCTTGCGCCAACGTCCATGCGACGAAGTCATGCCACGGTTCACCGCCGCCCGCCTCGACGTACCACGCGTCCCGATCCTCGCGTATGACACGACGGCCCCGCAGTGCCACCAGCAGCACCAGTCCGGCGAAATCGCCGCTCAACACGACATTGCTGCCGCCGCCGAGCACGAGGCGCGGCAGGCCGGCGACACGCGGATCGCGCACTGCCGCCAGCAACTGCGCTTCATGTTCGATCAGGCACGCAAACTGCGCGCGCACGTCGAAGCCAAACGTGTTGTGGGTTTTCAGCGGATAGCCGGCAATCAGCGGCGCAGCGAAGCTGGACGCGTGGTTCTCGGAGCCGGCCGGAAAATCAGGTTGGGACATCGCGGATTGGGATATCGGAAGGGAACAGGAAAACAACGAGCGCGACGAATGACGACAGCACGGCGCCGCCCCGCGCCAAATCGCCCGCCATCGCGACACTGCGCGGCGGCCTTGGGCAAAAGGAAGCCGCGTCGGTAAAATGACGTCCGGTCCGTGATTATAGCGAGTGCCCCGCAAGCAGCCGGCCGGTTGCGTCGCGCGCCGCCGCACTATTGGGAGAATGCAATGCCATCGTTTGACGTCGTCTGCGAAGCAGACATGATCGAAGTCAAGAACGCGATCGAACAGTCCAACAAGGAGATTTCCACGCGC
Protein-coding regions in this window:
- the murJ gene encoding murein biosynthesis integral membrane protein MurJ; protein product: MNLFRALLTVSGFTLLSRVTGLARETLIARAFGASQYTDAFYVAFRIPNLLRRISAEGAFSQAFVPILAEFKNQQGHDATKALVDATSTVLAWALAVLSVIGVVGASGVVFVVASGLAHEGHAYQLAVAMTRIMFPYIIFISLTSLASGVLNTYKNFSLPAFAPVLLNVAFIVAAVFVAPRLQTPVYALAWAVIVGGVLQFIVQLPGLKKIDMVPRIGLNPLRALAHRGVKRVLAKMVPAMFAVSVAQISLIINTNIASRIGPGAVSWINYADRLMEFPTALLGVALGTILLPSLSKAHVDADPHEYSSLLDWGLRVTFLLAAPSAVALFFFAQPLTAVLFNYGKFDGNSVVMVSRALSAYGVGLIGLILIKILAPGFYAKQDIKTPVKIGVGVLIVTQLSNYVFVPVFSHAGLTLSVGLGACVNALLLFLGLRKRGIYMPSRGWLKFFVQLLGACLVLAGAMRWLAISFDWIGMHSQPVDRMVLLGACLVLFAALYFGMLWLMGFKYAYFKRRVK
- a CDS encoding SirB1 family protein produces the protein MTRVLDYFSTLVADDESLPLTETALSLAQDAYPDLDLQGALAEIDELVLRLRRRMPEDADIRQKVGILNRFFFRELGFASNLNDYYDPDNSHLNVVLKRRRGIPISLAVLYLEMAEQIGIPVRGVSFPGHFLLRVTTPDGDVMLDPTTGHSLSESQMVEMLEPYVASAGDSIGRALRMLLQPATRREIVARMLRNLKATYLQTERWQRLLAVQQRLVILLPENIEEVRDRGFAYARLDYLRPALEDLESYLGDRPDAEDATVVESQLHELRQRTRQDGGA
- the lpxK gene encoding tetraacyldisaccharide 4'-kinase is translated as MSTLNDRLEARLAREWQQRGPLAWALAPFACVFGAIAAARRAAFSLGWLKAVHIGVPVVVVGNVTVGGTGKTPTVIALVEALRGAGFTPGVVSRGYGARVTTPTPVTPASAARVGGDEPLLIARRTGAPVWVCPDRVAAAQALCAAHRDVDVIVSDDGLQHYRLARDVELVVFDHRLGGNGFLLPAGPLREPLSRRRDATLINDPYARTLPSWPNTFALQLAPADAWHLDTPSLRRPLAQFTGQRVLAAAGIGAPERFFATLRAAGLAPVTRALPDHYAFERNPFTDVDADAILITEKDAVKLGSWHDARIWVVPVEAALDHRLTALVVEKVRGRSPA
- a CDS encoding 3-hydroxyacyl-CoA dehydrogenase, which gives rise to MEIRDNVFLITGGASGLGAATARLIVENSGKVVLADLNLDAGEALAKELGGVFVKCDVSREEDALKAVEAATKLGTLRGLVNCAGVAPASKTVGKDGPHPLELFARTISINLIGTFNMIRLAAAQMSKNEPNAYGERGVIINTASVAAYDGQIGQAAYAASKGGVVGMTLPIARDLSRNAIRVMTIAPGIFETPMLLGMPQEVQDALGAMVPFPPRLGKPAEYAMLAKQIFDNPMLNGEVIRLDGAIRMQPK
- the argF gene encoding ornithine carbamoyltransferase, producing the protein MTAKKIRHYLQFKDFSLEDYEYVLERARILKRKFKNYETYHPLHDRTLAMIFEKNSTRTRLSFEAGIFQLGGHAVFMSTRDTQLGRGEPIEDAAQVISRMVDIIMIRTFGQDIIERFAENSRVPVINGLTNEYHPCQVLADIFTYFEHRGPIRGKTVAWVGDANNMLYTWIEAAQIIGFKLRLSTPPGYKLDRALVSAESAPFYEEFDDPNEACAGADLVTTDVWTSMGFEAENEARKKAFADWCVDAEMMARANPDALFMHCLPAHRGEEVSAEVIDGPQSVVWDEAENRLHVQKALMEFLLLGKLNH
- a CDS encoding Trm112 family protein, translating into MDARLLEILVCPICKGPLSYDRAAQELICNADKLAYPIRDGIPVMLVDEARQTVEGTPVDLNPGSVA
- the kdsB gene encoding 3-deoxy-manno-octulosonate cytidylyltransferase: MTHTAPHPFIAVVPARLASTRLPNKPLADIGGKPMVVRVAERARDSGAQQVLIASDEQAVLDAAHDHGFDAVLTRADHPSGTDRLAEVATRFGWSDDTIVVNVQGDEPLIDPALVRGVAAHLAATGGCAIATAAHPITDPAEIFNPNVVKVVPDARGVALYFSRAPIPWARDAWQPHWPNVASMPAPPAPAVVYRHIGLYAYRAKFLRTYPSLAISPIEQVEALEQLRAMWHGERIAVLVTHDVPLPGVDTPADLARVRALFGS
- the murB gene encoding UDP-N-acetylmuramate dehydrogenase, yielding MSQPDFPAGSENHASSFAAPLIAGYPLKTHNTFGFDVRAQFACLIEHEAQLLAAVRDPRVAGLPRLVLGGGSNVVLSGDFAGLVLLVALRGRRVIREDRDAWYVEAGGGEPWHDFVAWTLAQGLPGLENLALIPGTVGAAPIQNIGAYGLEMCERFASLRAIELATGEVVELDAQACRFGYRDSFFKREGRERFVITSVTFRLPKAWQARAGYADLARELAARGYAAGTGQTEGVDGAGVVSGEAKQPTAQAIFDAVVAVRRAKLPDPLKLGNAGSFFKNPVIDAEQFDALKHREPDVVSYPQPDGRVKLAAGWLIDRCGWKGRAIGAAAVHERQALVLVNRGGASGAEVLALAKAIQCDVQERFGVELEAEPVCL
- the rpsT gene encoding 30S ribosomal protein S20, whose protein sequence is MANSAQARKRARQAAKANSHNSALRSKFRTAIKAVRKAIDAGDQAKAAEIFKASSKTIDIIADKNIIHKNKAARHKSRLAAAVKGLQAPAAQ
- a CDS encoding DUF3579 domain-containing protein, with the protein product MAEAAPIEYFIQGITSTGKRFRPSDWSERLAGVMSCFGPGVRKGPNAYMQYSVYVRPTMIGDLKCVILDSRLRDIEPMAFDFVLNFAKDNDLVVTEACELELEHAPPPQAKRHVI
- the adk gene encoding adenylate kinase produces the protein MRLILLGAPGAGKGTQANFIKEKFGIPQISTGDMLRAAVKAGTPLGLEAKRFMDAGELVTDELIINLVKERLQQPDCANGYLFDGFPRTIPQAEAMKQAGVAIDYVLEIDVPFDEIIVRMSGRRSHPASGRTYHVKFNPPKVEGVDDVTGEPLIQRDDDKEETVKKRLEVYESQTKPLIEYYNNWAKNGDASSSLKAPQYRRISGLGSVDEIRTRAFDALK